TTCTACCCTCAGCTCGCCCAGGCGGTCGGCGGATTCCCTCCCGAGATGCTCGCCGCGCTGTGGGAACTGGTGTGGGCGGGGGAGGTGACGAACGACACCCTTCGTCCGTTGCGCGCGCGGCTCCATCCGGAGGTGGGTACGCGCGCTCGCCGCCTGGCCGAGCGGGGTGTGCGGCTGCCCTCTCGCGCCCGGGCCGCAGCCGGCGGCGCCGCCGGGGGCGGTCTGCGCTCCGCGCCGCCGGAGGCCGCCGGCCGCTGGTCACTCGTGCGCGCGCCGGAGGCGGAGGTAGCGATCGGGGCCGACCCCACGGACAGCATCGCCGCGCTCACGGGACAGCTTCTGCGGCGCGGCGGTCTCCTGACGCGCGACGGTCTGGCCGCGGAGCTTGAGAGGGCCGGGGCCGTCGCCGGCGTCCTGGGCGTCGCGCGCGCGATGGAGGAGGTAGGCCACTGCCGGCGCGGGTACTTCGTGGCAGGCCTCGGCGCCCATCAGTATGGCCTGCCCGCGAGCGTCGAGCGGCTACGCGGCCTGCGCGTGCCGGGCTCCGGTCATCCGGTGGCCGTCCTGGCCGCCACGGATCCGGCCAACCCCTACGGCGCGTCGCTCGCGTGGCCGGAACTCAACGCCCCGCGACGGCCCGGGCGCGCGGCCGGCGCCCGGGTCGTCATCGTCGATGGCGCGCTGGCAGCCTGGCTCGGGCCGTCGGGTGACATGCTGTGGTTCGGTACGGACCTGGAGAGCGCGGCCCACGTCGCCGGCGCGCTGGCGCGGTGGGAGCGCGGACCGGATCGGGCCGGCGCGATCGTCACGTCGGTCAACGGAGGGCCGGTGGCGGGCTCGCCCATGGCCGGCGCGCTCGCGGCGGCTGGCTTCACCCTCGGCAGCGCGGGCGCCCTCCTGCGTCCCTGACGGGTCGCCCTACGTCGCCGGCCCGCCAGCCTCGCCGAGTGCCTGGCGGTAGACCTCCATCGTTCGGCGCGCCACCGCGTCCCACGAGCGCTCGCGCGCGTACGCCGCGGCGCGGGTCGAGAGCTCGGCCCGCCGCGTGTCGTCGCCGAGGAGCGCGGTGAGCCGGTCGCCGAGAGCCTGCGCGCTGCCGTGAGGGAAGAGCTCGATGCACGCTTCGTTCGCGGCGATCTCGCGGAAGCACGCGTGGTCGGCTGCCAGGATGGGGCGACCGTGCGCTAGCGGGACGGTGACCGAGTAGGACCCCGTCGCCTGGAGGTGCGGCACGGCGACTACGTCGGCGGCGGCCATGGCGTCGGCCACCTCCGCCTCGGGCAGGTAGCCGGTCACCACCACCCGGTCGGCCAGACCGGCCCGACGCGCGTGCTCCAGCAGGCCCGCCAGATACGGTGCCTCGTCGGCCGTGCGCGATCCCCCGGCGACGACCAGCACCACGTCGTCCGGCAGCGATGGGAGCGCCTCCATCACCAGTTCGTAGCCCTTGAACATGGTGGCATAGCCGAACACGGTGACCGTCCGGGCTCGCTGGAGCCCGTGGCGCTCCCGGAACGCGCGCCCTCCGGTGGGCGCCGGAGCCGCGGGCGCGATGCCCGCCGCGATGGTGTGGACCCGCTCCGGACGGGCGCCACGCCGGATGAGCGTCTGACGGCCCTCCTCCGTGTGCACGATGACCGGGTCGCGAAGAAAGGGAAGGCTCTCCACATCGCGACGATAGCGTGGATGACGCGACAGGAGCAGCTTGGCCAGGCGGTGCGCTGGGCGGATCTCGTAGGGCACCCGCAGCATCTCGGCGAAGGTGTACGTGGTGTGTGCGGTGACGACGACGGGTCGCGTCAGGGCGTTGCGAAGGGAGCGCCAGCGCGAGCGGCCGGGCAGCACGCCCCCCCAGAAGGAGTGCTCATGCTGGATGTGCACCACGTCGGCGCGGTCGAGTTGTTCGGCCATCTCGCTGTAACGGTGAGGCTCGTGCCGACCCGGCTCCACCGGCACGACCTCGAGCTCGACCAGGCCGCGCAGCGCCTCCGCCAGGCCGCGGGAGTACGCGGCGATCCCGCAGCGATCGCCGATCGTGGCATGGAGCGCGACCCTCATGGCGGTCCCGGCTTCCCGCGCCCGCGCAGCAGGGCGTCGCGCCAGCGAACGCCGGTGATCCGGGCAGCTCGCCCGGCCAGGGCTCCCAGGCCGAGAACGCGCAGCAGCAGCGCCGCCGCGAGGCCGTGGTGCTTGCGGAAGTAGACGAACTGGGCGCGGTAG
This portion of the Chthonomonadales bacterium genome encodes:
- a CDS encoding glycosyltransferase, with the protein product MRVALHATIGDRCGIAAYSRGLAEALRGLVELEVVPVEPGRHEPHRYSEMAEQLDRADVVHIQHEHSFWGGVLPGRSRWRSLRNALTRPVVVTAHTTYTFAEMLRVPYEIRPAHRLAKLLLSRHPRYRRDVESLPFLRDPVIVHTEEGRQTLIRRGARPERVHTIAAGIAPAAPAPTGGRAFRERHGLQRARTVTVFGYATMFKGYELVMEALPSLPDDVVLVVAGGSRTADEAPYLAGLLEHARRAGLADRVVVTGYLPEAEVADAMAAADVVAVPHLQATGSYSVTVPLAHGRPILAADHACFREIAANEACIELFPHGSAQALGDRLTALLGDDTRRAELSTRAAAYARERSWDAVARRTMEVYRQALGEAGGPAT